The following nucleotide sequence is from Nitrospirota bacterium.
GGCGCATACCTCAAAGTCCACGCCGATGCCCCTGAGTTCCGTTATCATCTTTGCGATGTCATCAAGTTTCTTCTGGCGTTCAGGCGGCATCCCTTCCCTTTTTTTGGATACGAGGGGGACCGCGCCGCCGTGTATCTGGACAATCATGACAGGCTTGACTCCCTGTTTGAGCATACTGTCATGCGTGTCTTTTATTACAGACAGATACAGGAACAAATTCTCAGGGTCTCCGATCCCGGCTTCAAAAATGACCTTTCCCTCTTTTAGCCCCTTCAATGAATCCGCGTCATCCGGTTCAGCCGCCTGCGCGAAAGATAAGACCCAAAGCAGTGTGAAAGCCAGTGTTAAGGCCATCACCGAAGAAATTTTACTCGTCTTCATATTGACCGTCCTTTCTTTTGTTTGTTTGTTTTATTAATAAATATTAGCATGGTTACACGTGAAGTCAAGACGACAAATCAATAAGTTCAAAAACCGTTTGACAATTTTATAAGGCAGTGCAATATTACAAATATAGACGGCATAACCGGGGGGGGTAATTTATTTTATTCAATCGACAAACGGCTTATTATATTTTTGCTTCAGAGCATGTAGTTATGTCTTTAACTCTCTGCCCTATGCTCTATGCTCGCAGGCTTTCATTTCAGATGAAAGATATTAAAGGCCATGAAAGATAAAGGCAAGACAAAAGAACAGCTTATTAATGAACTGGCGCAGCTGCGGAGGCGTGTTGTCAAGCTGGAGACTTTTAAGGCCAGACATGGTCGTGTTGAGAAGGAACTGCAGAAGACCAATGAACGGCTGCATGCTGTCCTGAAAGCTTCGCCGGAAGCTATTGTGACACTCGACAATGACGGAATAGTCACAATGTGGAACGACGCTGCGGAGCGTATATTCGGCTGGAGCAAAAATGAAGTGATCGGAAAATTCAATCCGATAGTGCCTGAAAATAAATTTGAGGAATTCCTTTCATTGCGTGAAAGGGTGATGAAAGGTGAATCCCTGCACAATGTCGAGCTCAGGCGGCAGAGAAAGGACAGCTCCCCCATAGACATCAGCATATCAACGACGCCACTGATGGACCCGAAAAATAAGATAACCGGCATCCTTGCGGCAATCACGGACATCACCGGACGCAGGAAGATGGAGAAGAAGCTTCGCGCCCTGTCTCTCAAAGATGACCTCACCGGGCTATACAACCGGCGGGGTTTCCTGACCTTTGCCAGACAGCAGTTGAAGATCGCGAACCGCAGGAAAGAAGGGGTCATGCTTCTTTTTGCGGACCTCGACGGCCTGAAGATGATCAACGACGGCTTCGGGCACAAGGCGGGCGATCTCATTTTGACAAAGACAGCCGCGCTCCTCAAAAAAGTTTTTCGCGAGAGCGACATCATCGCCCGTATCGGCGGCGATGAATTTGTGGTGTTCTCAATTGAAACTCCAGAGATCGATATTGAAATAATCAAGGACCGTTTTGAAAGACACGTTGAGAATTACAATGTCAGAAGGACCCATGTATTCAGGCTCTCTATTAGCACCGGCATAGTATATTACAAACCCGGATGCCCTTATTCCATTGAAGACCTCCTGACACAAGCAGACACGCTCATGTACGAGCAGA
It contains:
- a CDS encoding DsrE family protein, yielding MKTSKISSVMALTLAFTLLWVLSFAQAAEPDDADSLKGLKEGKVIFEAGIGDPENLFLYLSVIKDTHDSMLKQGVKPVMIVQIHGGAVPLVSKKREGMPPERQKKLDDIAKMITELRGIGVDFEVCALAARLLKVDYNDILSGIKLVGNGWVSLVGYQNKGYAIVPFH
- a CDS encoding diguanylate cyclase, which produces MKDKGKTKEQLINELAQLRRRVVKLETFKARHGRVEKELQKTNERLHAVLKASPEAIVTLDNDGIVTMWNDAAERIFGWSKNEVIGKFNPIVPENKFEEFLSLRERVMKGESLHNVELRRQRKDSSPIDISISTTPLMDPKNKITGILAAITDITGRRKMEKKLRALSLKDDLTGLYNRRGFLTFARQQLKIANRRKEGVMLLFADLDGLKMINDGFGHKAGDLILTKTAALLKKVFRESDIIARIGGDEFVVFSIETPEIDIEIIKDRFERHVENYNVRRTHVFRLSISTGIVYYKPGCPYSIEDLLTQADTLMYEQKRQKQKP